The Osmerus eperlanus chromosome 22, fOsmEpe2.1, whole genome shotgun sequence genome window below encodes:
- the LOC134009130 gene encoding LOW QUALITY PROTEIN: uncharacterized protein K02A2.6-like (The sequence of the model RefSeq protein was modified relative to this genomic sequence to represent the inferred CDS: inserted 2 bases in 1 codon) yields MIGTLSTFDAKEQTWEEYCEVLDQFFEANGIDDGEKQRAILISVVGPSTYKLMRNLVSPDKPSAKTVDQLKQVMKEHFNPKPSEMVQRYVFDSRSRQPTESVSAYVAELRRLAHDCNFGTTLEQRLRDRLVCGMNDDRIQRRLLSEIDLTFEKAFKIAVAAETASKNAQDLQKAAVAWHIAKACRNKSKDDARPSETKAHRAERRARFQPRPHRSHNVCERQNDDDSSDDEEAFILACLNTETSMQRIKPFEVNVEVNKKKVHFEIDTGCSVSIMNDNKFNEMWKEKKRPKLNESKMSLKSYTGEKIKVVGVSEVKVNXAQQIKTLPLVVVKGTGPSLLGRGWLEALKLKWDEIKHVKTDAHELQEVLSKHEDVFKKELGMLKGKKATIRVSANARPKFYRPRSVPYAMRAKVEEEIDRLLKEDIITPVKYTEWAAPIVPVLKPEGSIRICGDYKLTVNSASSLEQYPIPRVEDLFNTLARGTRFSKLDLSHAYQQIVMDDDSKKYLTINTHRGLFTYNRLPFGVSSAPAIFQRTMESLLQGLPGVAVYLDDILLTGRDTVEHLSTLEEVLRRLEEAGLRLRRSKCAFLQDQVEYLGHKIDAEGLHPVLSKVTAIEEAPPPTTVTELKAYLGLLNYYNKFLPNLATRLAPLHRLLRKDIQWTWKKEQEDAFCLSKQLLKSAQVLAHYSADKELVLACDASPYGVGAVLSHIMEDGSEKPIGFMSRTLTPAEQRYSQLDKEGLAIIFGIKRFHKYIYGRRFTISTDHKPLISLFHEKKPVPQMGSPRVQRWAILLRAYEYNMVYKPGKDHANADALSRLPLPHIEEEDDTGQVLMLDVVEDPPITTAQVKQWTAKDEILSQVLLWCLHGWPKEVASMFKAYSQRRLELIVRDGCVLWGARVVVPKKGRATLLKHLHYTHPGISRMKGLARSYVWWPGMDADIEREVQSCHTCQENRKAPAAAPLHPWEWPETPWSRLHVDYAGPHLGRMFLIVIDAHSKWLDVYPTSNATSQVTIEKLRQCFSTHGLPQTIVSDNGTCFTSQEFESFLKQNGIQHITSAPFHPASNGLAERAVQTFKQGIKKTKGDTLETKIARFLFNYRITPQSTTGLSPAEMLMSRRLRSTLDLLLPDVKSKIQKKQLKQKAQHDLHGKWRSFSPGDDVYIRNYGHGPRWVPAVIEMNTGPVSYTVQTGDGRVMRRHVDHIRKRHASMTETSMPDIITTSLHK; encoded by the exons ATGATAGGCACCCTGTCAACTTTTGATGCAAAAGAGCAGACTTGGGAAGAGTACTGCGAGGTTCTTGATCAGTTTTTTGAAGCTAATGGGATCGAtgatggagagaaacagagggctaTCCTAATCAGCGTGGTCGGTCCATCAACGTACAAGCTCATGAGAAACCTGGTGAGTCCTGATAAGCCATCTGCGAAAACAGTCGATCAGTTAAAACAAGTAATGAAAGAGCACTTCAATCCTAAACCAAGCGAGATGGTGCAGAGATATGTGTTTGACTCGCGTTCACGTCAGCCTACGGAATCTGTGAGTGCATATGTAGCGGAGCTCAGACGACTAGCTCATGACTGTAACTTTGGCACTACACTGGAGCAAAGGTTAAGAGATCGTCTTGTGTGCGGTATGAATGACGACCGGATTCAAAGACGTCTGCTCTCCGAAATAGACCTGACGTTTGAAAAAGCATTTAAGATAGCAGTAGCTGCAGAAACTGCAAGTAAAAATGCCCAAGACCTACAAAAGGCGGCCGTAGCAT GGCACATCGCTAAGGCTTGTAGGAATAAAAGTAAGGATGATGCCCGTCCCAGTGAAACCAAAGCACACAGAGCAGAGCGGCGCGCACGCTTTCAACCCCgtccacacaggtcacacaacgtgtgtgagagacaaaaTGATGATGATAGCTCTGATGACGAAGAAGCATTCATACTGGCATGCCTGAATACAGAAACTTCCATGCAGAGAATTAAACCATTCGAAGTCAACGTGGAAGTGAATAAAAAGAAAGTACACTTCGAAATAGACACAGGATGCAGTGTGAGCATTATGAATGACAATAAATTCAATGAGATGTGGAAAGAAAAGAAACGCCCCAAATTAAATGAAAGCAAAATGTCTCTGAAGTCATACACGGGAGAAAAAATCAAAGTAGTGGGAGTTTCTGAAGTAAAAGTAAA TGCTCAGCAAATTAAGACATTACCCCTAGTGGTGGTGAAGGGCACTGGACCTAGCTTGTTAGGTAGAGGCTGGCTGGAGGCTTTAAAGCTCAAGTGGGATGAAATTAAACATGTAAAAACAGATGCACATGAGCTACAGGAAGTACTGTCAAAGCATGAGGATGTTTTCAAAAAAGAACTAGGCATGTTAAAAGGCAAGAAGGCAACAATCCGTGTGTCTGCGAATGCCCGTCCAAAGTTCTATAGGCCCCGCTCAGTTCCGTATGCCATGAGGGCGAAAGTAGAAGAGGAGATAGATAGGCTCCTGAAAGAGGACATCATAACACCTGTCAAATACACTGAGTGGGCAGCGCCAATTGTTCCGGTGTTGAAGCCGGAGGGCTCCATTAGAATATGTGGCGATTACAAACTAACAGTAAACAGCGCCTCCTCACTAGAGCAATACCCTATTCCTCGTGTAGAAGACCTGTTCAATACACTGGCAAGAGGGACACGGTTCTCCAAACTTGATTTAAGCCACGCCTATCAGCAGATCGTGATGGATGATGACTCCAAGAAATACCTaacgataaacacacacagaggcctttTCACCTACAATAGGCTCCCATTCGGAGTTTCATCTGCTCCAGCCATATTTCAGAGAACAATGGAGAGTTTGTTGCAAGGCCTGCCCGGAGTAGCTGTTTACCTTGACGACATTTTACTGACTGGAAGAGACACTGTAGAGCATTTGAGCACGCTGGAGGAGGTACTCAGGCGACTGGAAGAGGCAGGACTGCGACTGCGCAGAAGCAAGTGTGCATTCTTGCAAGACCAGGTTGAGTACTTGGGTCACAAGATTGATGCTGAAGGCCTGCACCCAGTGCTGAGCAAGGTAACAGCCATCGAGGAAGCTCCACCTCCAACCACAGTGACTGAGCTGAAAGCATATCTTGGCCTTTTAAACTACTATAATAAGTTCCTTCCTAATCTCGCCACACGTCTAGCACCATTACACAGATTGTTAAGAAAAGACATTCAGTGGACTTGGAAGAAAGAACAAGAAGATGCGTTTTGTTTGTCTAAACAGCTGCTGAAATCAGCACAAGTCCTGGCTCACTATTCAGCAGACAAAGAACTTGTGCTGGCATGCGACGCCTCACCGTACGGAGTCGGCGCCGTGCTGTCACACATCATGGAAGACGGAAGTGAAAAACCCATAGGCTTCATGTCACGCACACTGACACCAGCTGAACAGCGTTACTCACAGCTCGACAAGGAGGGGTTAGCCATCATATTCGGAATCAAGCGATTTCACAAGTATATCTATGGACGAAGATTCACGATCAGCACTGATCACAAGCCATTGATATCGCTTTTCCATGAAAAGAAGCCGGTGCCACAGATGGGGTCACCAAGAGTGCAACGGTGGGCAATACTTCTGAGAGCGTACGAGTACAATATGGTGTACAAGCCAGGCAAAGACCACGCAAACGCAGACGCATTGAGCAGGCTACCACTGCCACAcattgaagaggaggatgacacAGGACAGGTCCTCATGCTGGATGTGGTGGAAGACCCACCAATCACAACAGCCCAAGTGAAGCAGTGGACTGCGAAAGATGAAATATTATCACAAGTGCTGTTGTGGTGTTTGCATGGCTGGCCAAAGGAGGTGGCTTCAATGTTCAAGGCCTACAGCCAGAGAAGGCTTGAACTCATTGTCAGAGATGGATGTGTGCTCTGGGGAGCGAGAGTGGTTGTTCCAAAGAAGGGGAGGGCCACCCTtttaaaacatctacactacacacacccaggcatctCCAGGATGAAGGGCTTGGCACGTTCATACGTGTGGTGGCCAGGTATGGATGCTGACATAGAAAGAGAAGTACAGTCCTGCCACACATGCCAGGAAAACAGAAAGgctccagctgcagctcctctccatccctgggAGTGGCCAGAGACACCCTGGAGTAGATTGCATGTTGATTATGCCGGCCCTCACTTAGGCAGGATGTTTCTTATCGTGATCGATGCGCACTCAAAATGGCTTGATGTGTATCCAACAAGTAATGCAACAAGCCAAGTCACCATTGAAAAACTCAGACAGTGCTTTAGCACACATGGCCTGCCTCAGACAATAGTATCGGACAATGGCACATGCTTCACAAGCCAAGAGTTTGAATCATTCCTGAAACAGAATGGTATACAGCACATAACATCTGCACCCTTTCACCCGGCATCAAATGGCCTAGCCGAAAGAGCCGTGCAAACGTTCAAACAAGGAATTAAGAAAACAAAAGGAGATACTTTGGAAACCAAAATAGCAAGATTTCTGTTCAATTACAGAATAACACCCCAAAGTACGACTGGCTTGTCTCCAGCTGAAATGCTGATGTCTAGGAGACTGCGGTCCACACTGGATCTTCTGCTGCCCGATGTGAAGTCAAAGATTCAAAAGAAACAACTCAAACAGAAAGCACAACATGACTTACACGGCAAATGGAGAAGCTTCTCTCCTGGTGACGACGTGTACATCCGAAACTATGGTCACGGACCAAGGTGGGTCCCAGCCGTCATTGAGATGAACACAGGGCCTGTCTCCTACACAGTGCAGACAGGAGATGGACGCGTCATGAGACGTCACGTGGACCATATCCGTAAACGTCACGCGTCGATGACAGAGACATCCATGCCTGACATTATCACAACGAGTCTTCATAAATAA